Within the Pelagovum pacificum genome, the region GGAGGAACCAAATGAAACGACTACCAGCAAGACCCCTCGACCGTCGGTCGATGCTCAAGATCAGCGTCGGCGGAACCGCGGCACTGATGATCGCGCCGAAGGGCGCCTTCGCTCAAGGTGCGTCGATCAAGGCGTCGTGGTACGGCGGGCAGGACACCCACGACCGGATGCAGGAGGCCCTCGCGCTCTATTCCGAGCGGACCGGCACCAACATCGAGGTCGAGTTTGCGCCGTTCGGTGATTTCTACGACCGTCTGCCGGTGCAATATGCCGGGGGTGGGGCGGCGGACGTGCATCGCCATTCGATGACGTTCCTCTACGAATACACCAACCGCGGGCTGCTGGCCGACCTCGGGCCTTACGTCGGTGACACGATCAACACCGATGATCTCTATCCCGGGGTCGTCGAGATCGGCACGCGCAACGGTGTGACCAACGCGATCGGCAACAACCAGATCGCCATCGCGACATTCTACGACATGGCCAAGCTCGAGGAAGTCGGCATGACCGACCGGCTCGATGGCATGACGTGGGACGATTACCTCGAAATCGCCGTCGCGCTTGGCGACGCGGGCGGCGAAGGCAAGTACGGCACCAACGACGCCGGCGACTTCCTCGGCTTCTTCGAGATGTGGCTCAAGCAGCGCGGCACCGAGCTCTACCCCGAGGCCGGCGGCGTCGGCTTCTCCGGCGAAGAGGCCGCCGAATGGTTCGCCTACTGGGAGCGGATGCGTTCGGAGGGCGGGGCCCCGCCGCCGGCGATCACCGCTGAGAGCGGGGGCTTCCAGAACGCTCCCTTCGTGCGCGACATCGCGGGGATGCAGATCGGCTGGTGCCAGCAGCTGGTCTTCTATCAGGCGCTGATGGAGCCGGAACTCGGCATCACCACCGGCCCGATCGCCGAAGGTCTCGACAACAACGGCCACTACATCCGTGCGCTGGACTTCTGGGTCGTGCCCGCACAGTCCGACAATCCGGAGGAAGCGGCGAAGCTCATCAACTTCCTGCTGAACGACGAGGAAGCGATCGCGATCCTTGGTCTGACCCTCGGCGGCCCGGCCTCCGAAAAGGCGAGCGCGATCCTTCAGGACACCGCCGAAGGCGCCAGCGCCAAGGTGCTGACCTACCTCGAAGGCCTGCGTGAGAACGCCGATCCGGACACGCCGATCTGGAAGGGCGGGCAGGGCGAGCTGGAATCCGTGCTCGACCGCCTGAACCAGTCCGTCGGCTTCGGTCAGATCACGGCCGAGGAGGCCGGCGAACAGCTCGCCTCCG harbors:
- a CDS encoding ABC transporter substrate-binding protein; this translates as MKRLPARPLDRRSMLKISVGGTAALMIAPKGAFAQGASIKASWYGGQDTHDRMQEALALYSERTGTNIEVEFAPFGDFYDRLPVQYAGGGAADVHRHSMTFLYEYTNRGLLADLGPYVGDTINTDDLYPGVVEIGTRNGVTNAIGNNQIAIATFYDMAKLEEVGMTDRLDGMTWDDYLEIAVALGDAGGEGKYGTNDAGDFLGFFEMWLKQRGTELYPEAGGVGFSGEEAAEWFAYWERMRSEGGAPPPAITAESGGFQNAPFVRDIAGMQIGWCQQLVFYQALMEPELGITTGPIAEGLDNNGHYIRALDFWVVPAQSDNPEEAAKLINFLLNDEEAIAILGLTLGGPASEKASAILQDTAEGASAKVLTYLEGLRENADPDTPIWKGGQGELESVLDRLNQSVGFGQITAEEAGEQLASEGQRIID